One Micromonospora sp. WMMD812 genomic window carries:
- a CDS encoding bifunctional methylenetetrahydrofolate dehydrogenase/methenyltetrahydrofolate cyclohydrolase: MTATLLDGKATAADIKDELRARVKALAERGITPGLGTVLVGSDPGSQAYVNGKHRDCAEVGIASIRRELPADATQQQVDDVLAELNADPACHGYIVQLPLPAHLDTQRVLELIDPTKDADGLHPVNLGRLVLGYPGPLPCTPRGIVELLRRHDVALRGATVAVVGRGNTVGRPLGLLLTRRSENATVTLCHTGTLDLASHTRAADIVIVAAGVPGLLTADMITPGAVVVDVGITRVVGSDGKGRYTGDVDAGVAEVAGALVPMPGGVGPMTRAMLLTNVVERAEEG; the protein is encoded by the coding sequence GTGACGGCGACGCTTCTGGACGGCAAGGCGACCGCGGCCGATATCAAGGACGAGCTGCGGGCGCGGGTCAAGGCACTGGCCGAACGCGGTATCACTCCCGGTCTCGGCACCGTCCTGGTCGGTTCCGACCCGGGGTCGCAGGCGTACGTCAACGGCAAGCACCGCGACTGCGCGGAGGTGGGCATCGCCTCGATCCGCCGCGAGCTGCCGGCCGACGCGACCCAGCAGCAGGTCGACGACGTGCTCGCCGAGCTGAACGCGGACCCGGCCTGCCACGGCTACATCGTCCAGCTGCCGCTCCCGGCCCACCTGGACACCCAGCGCGTGCTGGAGCTGATCGACCCGACGAAGGACGCCGACGGCCTGCACCCGGTCAACCTGGGCCGGCTGGTGCTCGGCTACCCCGGCCCGCTGCCGTGCACTCCGCGGGGCATCGTCGAGCTGCTCCGCCGGCACGACGTGGCCCTGCGCGGCGCCACGGTGGCGGTGGTCGGCCGGGGCAACACGGTCGGCCGTCCGCTCGGCCTGCTGCTGACCCGGCGCAGCGAGAACGCGACCGTGACGCTCTGCCACACCGGGACCCTCGACCTCGCCTCGCACACCCGGGCTGCCGACATCGTGATCGTGGCGGCCGGCGTACCGGGCCTGCTCACCGCCGACATGATCACCCCGGGCGCGGTGGTGGTTGACGTCGGCATCACCCGCGTCGTCGGGTCGGACGGCAAGGGTCGCTACACCGGTGACGTCGACGCGGGCGTGGCCGAGGTGGCCGGCGCCCTGGTGCCGATGCCCGGCGGCGTCGGGCCGATGACCCGCGCCATGCTGCTGACCAACGTCGTGGAACGCGCGGAGGAGGGCTGA
- the mdh gene encoding malate dehydrogenase, which translates to MGKKVTVVGAGFYGSTTAQRLAEYDVFDTVVITDIVEGKPAGLALDLNQSRPIEGFETKVVGVTTGPNGEGYEAIEGSDVVVITAGLPRKPGMSRMDLLETNAKIVRQVSENVAKYAPNAVVIVVSNPLDEMTALAQLATQFPKNRVLGQAGMLDTARFTNFVAEALNVPVKSVKTLTLGSHGDTMVPVPSKSTVNGKPLREVMPDAQIEELVVKTRNGGAEVVALLKTGSAYYAPSAAAAKMAKAVAEDSGEVMPVCAWVDGQYGISGVYLGVEAQIGAEGVKRVVETDLDADELASLKEAAEAVRAKQADVANM; encoded by the coding sequence ATGGGTAAGAAGGTCACTGTCGTCGGGGCCGGCTTCTACGGCTCCACCACCGCACAGCGCCTGGCCGAGTACGACGTCTTCGACACCGTTGTGATCACCGACATCGTGGAGGGCAAGCCGGCGGGCCTCGCGCTGGACCTCAACCAGTCGCGCCCGATCGAGGGCTTCGAGACGAAGGTCGTCGGCGTCACCACCGGCCCGAACGGCGAGGGCTACGAGGCGATCGAGGGCTCCGACGTCGTGGTCATCACCGCCGGTCTGCCTCGCAAGCCGGGCATGAGCCGGATGGACCTGCTGGAGACGAACGCCAAGATCGTCCGTCAGGTCTCCGAGAACGTCGCCAAGTACGCCCCCAACGCGGTCGTCATCGTGGTCTCCAACCCGCTGGACGAGATGACCGCGCTGGCCCAGCTCGCCACGCAGTTCCCGAAGAACCGGGTGCTCGGCCAGGCCGGCATGCTCGACACCGCCCGGTTCACCAACTTCGTGGCCGAGGCGCTGAACGTGCCGGTGAAGTCGGTCAAGACCCTCACCCTCGGCTCGCACGGCGACACGATGGTGCCGGTGCCGTCGAAGAGCACCGTCAACGGCAAGCCGCTGCGCGAGGTCATGCCCGACGCGCAGATCGAGGAGCTGGTGGTCAAGACCCGTAACGGTGGCGCCGAGGTGGTCGCGTTGCTGAAGACCGGTTCGGCGTACTACGCCCCGTCCGCCGCCGCCGCCAAGATGGCGAAGGCCGTCGCCGAGGACTCGGGCGAGGTCATGCCGGTCTGCGCCTGGGTCGACGGCCAGTACGGCATCTCCGGCGTCTACCTCGGCGTCGAGGCCCAGATCGGCGCCGAGGGCGTCAAGCGGGTCGTCGAGACCGACCTGGACGCCGACGAGCTGGCCAGCCTCAAGGAGGCCGCCGAGGCCGTCCG